GCTTAGCCTGCGTCACCTCCCTCAACTCATTTAGGATTGCTATATGAAACGATTTAAATTCGTTCAAGTATTGGACAAATTGTTTCTTCAGGATGTTCAGGAATACTTTCCCAACCTGACAAAAGACCACTCAGTTCTTGTCTCAGAACGTGTAGCTGTTGAATTTGCTGTTCAATATCTTGCAGCTTATCTTCTAGCTTCACCTTGATATGGTTGCAGGGTAAATCACCTTGGTCACGGACATTCAAAAACTCTCTAATCTCTAGCAGCGTTAAACCAAGACTTTGAGCACGTTTGATGAACCGCAAGCGACCAAAAACATCTGAACTAAACAACCGATAATTACCTTCCGTGCGACCAAAGGTTTTCAGCAAACCCAACTCGTCATAGTAGCGAATGGTTTTGATGGGTAGACCACTCTCTTTCGCGACTGAACCAATGCGTTTCAAGGTTTCTTGAGCTAACATGGCAACCTCACCAATGCGATAGTTTGATCCTAAACCCTCCAGTTAGCTAGAAAGTCAAGCCCTATTGATGTATTCTGCTCCAAGAGTTTAATAAGGCAAAGACATCGTATCCAGCATCCAGCAACTGACGAACGAGTAGACGACCAATCGCTTCGGTCGCTGCGGCAACAAAACTTTCATCATTGGTTCCCCTGAATACGGGTGATTCTATTCAGCAGGGCTGTACGGAATTGTTCTAAACTGTCGATTTGCTCTTCTGTTTCCTCCAGTTGAACTAATAGCAGTGCGAGAATTTTGCGATCGCCCTGTAGATGCAAAGCAGGTTGCCATTGTTGAGTTTGAGAAAGTAGGTTATTCATCGGCTCACTCCTAAAATGGGTTGGACTATTCATTACCAGGTCTTGGCTAACTCCATCAAACGGGCGATCGCAGTCTCGGTTGCTTGTTGCTGCATCTCGCCTCCCATTCCCTGATAGGGAACTTCAACATATTCCACATCCCGAATGCCCAGGAAATTCAAGATGAACTGGAGGTAGGGCACACAAAAATCCATTGCGCCTGCTGGTGTTCCGGGGGCATAGCTGCCAGCACGGGAACTGATAATGAGAGATTTCTTTCCGGTGAGTAAACCATTAAAGGATGCAGTATCGCGGTTATATTCGACGGTTCGACCCACGCGAATAATATTGTCAAAGTAGGCTTTGAGATGGGCGGGAATTCCGAAGTTATACATGGGAACCCCAAGTACAATGCGGTCGGCTGCAAACAGTTCGGCAATTAAGGTGTCTGATTCCGCTAGCAATGCCTTTGTCTCTTCCGTTTGGTCAGGTGCTGGTGTTAGGTTGGCTGCAACCCAGTCAGAGGTGATCAGGGCAGGCGGCTGTTGTCCTAAATCTCGCAATTGGTGCTGAGCTTCAGGATGAAACGACTGCCACTGGTAAATGAACTTGGAAGCAAGGGGACGAGAAACGGAACGATCTTGACGAACACTGGACTGAATTTCTAACAGTTGCATGGCACTTCTCCAATGAGGATGACTAAGTACAAAACTGGTTGTGAACCGGATCTACTTGGAATGTTGACGATCGAGTTGAGTCAGAGCGATCGCCACAATTAACACAGTAATCGCGAAGACTCTAGAGAAATTGAGCGGATGAGTTGGAACACCAAACCAACCAAACTGATCAATGTCAGTTTTTGTTGGTGTTTGATACGAATAGCAGGTAACACACCTTAGTCTCTGTGTGTTTGTATCAGATTTAAGCGACTGCCTTCTCAGGATTAAGGTGCTGAGGTGCATGAACTTCAATCACCCCGCGATTCATCTTCATGCCACACATAAACTCATATTCGCCCGGTTGCTCTGGTGTAAACTCAACCGTCGTGGTTTCGGGTTCAAGGTTAACGGCGATCGCAAAGTCTGGAATCAGCAACTGGTCGTAGCAGTGGCTTGGATTTTGGCGATCGAACTGCAAGCGAACCGGATGTCCTGCTTCAACGATAACTCTTTTGGGTTGATAACCTTTAGCAACCGTGACCGTTGCTTCTTGAATACCTGTAGGTGTCATGTTTGCTTCAGTGCTAGTTGCTGGACTGATGGTAGGTTCAGCAGGATGATGGATTGAAGCAACCGAAGGAGTGGTTTCAGGGACAGTGGCAACGGTTGCTGTTCGATCTCCGGCTTGGACTTCGACTACACCTCGGAACATATTCATGCCGCAGGTGAACTCGTACCTTCCAGGTTTGTCCGGTGTGAAGTCGATCGCGGTTACTTGATTGAGTGGTAGATCTTGCGCGATTCGGAAATCAGGAAATCTGATCTCTTCTAAGCAACTGCTGGGATCTTTGCGATCGAAATTCAACCGTACAGGTTGCCCTGCTTGCACCACAATTTGACTCGGCTCATAACCGCCGTCAACCGTAACCGTAACCTCTTGAATGCCCCCTTGCGTTGAAGCTTTCCGCGATTTTGGCTTGCTCAATAGAAACCACCAAAGCTCTAAGCCAATTAACCCCAACCCTCCAGCCGTTACGGTTCCTTTCAGCCATAGCGGTTGGTCAATTCGTTGAAACTCTCCAGTTTGTTTCGTTTGTTCCATGTGATGTTCGTCGTGGGGTGTTTGAGCGAATGCTTCCCCAGATGTGATTCCTAACAAAATACCGAATGCTGTGAGACTTCCGAGCATTGCAGACTGCTTGAACATTTGAATTTCTCCTATACAACTCCGAAGATAGTTCCTGAAATCACGCCAAGTAAAAATCCAATTCCTGCTAATGTGCTGAAAAATGTGATGTGAGTAAACATGATGATTTCCTGGAATGAGGTGATTGGTGATGGTAATGGGCAATAGATCGGACTCTGATTACCAATTACCCATCACCCATTAGCGAACACTGGCAGGCTTAAAGTTGCGTAACCGTAACGCATTCGTCACCACTGAAACCGAACTAAACGCCATTGCTGCACCCGCAATGATTGGACTGAGCAACCAGCCAAAGATGGGATAGAGAATGCCTGCGGCGATCGGGATGCCAGCTACGTTGTAAATGAACGCGAAGAACAGGTTTTGCTTGATGTTGCGAATCGTGGCACGACTGAGTTGAATCGCTGTCACAATCCCTTGCAAGTCACCAGAGATGAGTGTGATGTCACTGGCAGCGATCGCCACATCCGTTCCCGTTCCAATCGCAATTCCGACATCCGCTTGAGCTAGCGCAGGGGCATCATTAATGCCATCCCCCACCATTGCCACCACTTTGCTTTCCGACTGGATACGTTCAACGGTTGCTGCTTTTTGATCCGGGCGAACTTCCGCAAAGACTCGTTGGATTCCGACTTCATGGGCGATGACATTGGCAGTTCGTTGATTGTCGCCTGTGAGCATCACGACTTCTAAGCCCATCTTTTGCAAAGTGCGAATGGCGTTGACAGAGGAGGGTTTCACGGCATCAGCAATGCCCATAATGCCCTCTGCTTTTCCATCCACTGCAATCCAGATGACAGTCTTACCCAGATATTCCAGCTTGTCCCACTGTTGTTGTAAAGCACTGGTATCAATACCTAATTCATTCATCCAACGGTGTGTACCGATTTGAATCCAGTGGTCAGCAACATAGCCTTGAACACCACTTCCGGCGATTGCCTCAAACGCCTGTACATTGGCTAACTCTGCTCCTTGAGCCTGAGCATATTGCACCACTGCTTCTGCTAAAGGGTGTTCAGAGTTGCGTTCCACCGATGCCGCTAGACGCAACAGTTTGAGTTCGTTGCTGTTGGCTGTTCCATTCACAGTGACGTAATCCGTCACTGTGGGTTTGCCCTGGGTGATCGTGCCTGTTTTATCCAGAACGATCGTTTGCAGTTTATGGGCTAACTCCAGGCTTTCTGCACCTTTGATCAGAATGCCATTCTCTGCGCCTTTTCCAGTGCCGACCATGATGGACGTAGGAGTCGCTAAACCGAGCGCACAGGGGCAGGCAATAATCAGCACGCCAACGGTGGTAATCAATGCCATCGTCACATTCCCCATGATGTTAAACCAGAGAATGAACGTGAGAATGGCGATCGCAATCACCGCAGGTACGAACCATCCTGTTACTTGGTCAGCAAGTCGTTGAATCGGAGCTTTTGAGCCTTGGG
The sequence above is drawn from the Oscillatoria sp. FACHB-1407 genome and encodes:
- a CDS encoding heavy metal-responsive transcriptional regulator gives rise to the protein MLAQETLKRIGSVAKESGLPIKTIRYYDELGLLKTFGRTEGNYRLFSSDVFGRLRFIKRAQSLGLTLLEIREFLNVRDQGDLPCNHIKVKLEDKLQDIEQQIQQLHVLRQELSGLLSGWESIPEHPEETICPILERI
- a CDS encoding FMN-dependent NADH-azoreductase — encoded protein: MQLLEIQSSVRQDRSVSRPLASKFIYQWQSFHPEAQHQLRDLGQQPPALITSDWVAANLTPAPDQTEETKALLAESDTLIAELFAADRIVLGVPMYNFGIPAHLKAYFDNIIRVGRTVEYNRDTASFNGLLTGKKSLIISSRAGSYAPGTPAGAMDFCVPYLQFILNFLGIRDVEYVEVPYQGMGGEMQQQATETAIARLMELAKTW
- a CDS encoding cupredoxin domain-containing protein, translated to MFKQSAMLGSLTAFGILLGITSGEAFAQTPHDEHHMEQTKQTGEFQRIDQPLWLKGTVTAGGLGLIGLELWWFLLSKPKSRKASTQGGIQEVTVTVDGGYEPSQIVVQAGQPVRLNFDRKDPSSCLEEIRFPDFRIAQDLPLNQVTAIDFTPDKPGRYEFTCGMNMFRGVVEVQAGDRTATVATVPETTPSVASIHHPAEPTISPATSTEANMTPTGIQEATVTVAKGYQPKRVIVEAGHPVRLQFDRQNPSHCYDQLLIPDFAIAVNLEPETTTVEFTPEQPGEYEFMCGMKMNRGVIEVHAPQHLNPEKAVA
- a CDS encoding heavy metal translocating P-type ATPase — protein: MENTTLKLRGMSCASCANNIEEAIRSVPGVEACSVNFGAEQAAVSYDPSKTDVATIQEAVDEAGYSALPIQDDVLAPEDDAERRERQAENQKLTRRVWVSGVISAVLVIGSLPAMTGLPIPFIPMWLHDPWLQLILTAPILFWAGSSFFINAWKALKRHTATMDTLVAVGTGTAYLYSLFPTLNPQWFIAQGLRPDVYFEAAAVIIALLLLGRLLENRAKGQTSEAIRKLMGLQAKTARVIRNGREVDVPLAEVVLGDIILVRPGEKIPVDGEIVEGSSTIDEAMVTGESLPVKKQPGDEVIGATINKTGSFQFRATRVGKDTFLAQIVKLVQQAQGSKAPIQRLADQVTGWFVPAVIAIAILTFILWFNIMGNVTMALITTVGVLIIACPCALGLATPTSIMVGTGKGAENGILIKGAESLELAHKLQTIVLDKTGTITQGKPTVTDYVTVNGTANSNELKLLRLAASVERNSEHPLAEAVVQYAQAQGAELANVQAFEAIAGSGVQGYVADHWIQIGTHRWMNELGIDTSALQQQWDKLEYLGKTVIWIAVDGKAEGIMGIADAVKPSSVNAIRTLQKMGLEVVMLTGDNQRTANVIAHEVGIQRVFAEVRPDQKAATVERIQSESKVVAMVGDGINDAPALAQADVGIAIGTGTDVAIAASDITLISGDLQGIVTAIQLSRATIRNIKQNLFFAFIYNVAGIPIAAGILYPIFGWLLSPIIAGAAMAFSSVSVVTNALRLRNFKPASVR